GTCGCGACGATGACGGGTTTCGCCGCCATCCTGCAGGCGCGAATGATTTCCTTCTGCCTGCCGGGAACGTCTTCCGGTGGGATCTCGACACCGAGATCGCCACGGGCCACCATTATGGCGTCGGACAGCCGGACGATGTCTTCAATTTCGTCGAGAGCCGACGGCTTTTCGATCTTTGCAACAAGGCCGGCACGGTCGCCGACCAGAGATCGCGCCTCGATCATGTCCCGCGCTTTCTGAACGAATGACAAAGCGATCCAGTCGACGCCGAGATTGAGGCCAAATTCGAGGTCTTCGCGATCCTTCGCCGTCAGAGGCGATATGTCCAGAACGGCTCCGGGGATGTTGACCCCTTTCCGGTTGGATATGAGACCGGCAGTTATGACCTCCGCCTCGATGTGGTTGTCATCGACCCGGTTCACCCGGACACGCACGCGTCCGTCGTCGATCAGCAGGTCGTCTCCCGGCACCACCGCTTTGAAAATCTCGCGATGGGGCAGCGGAATATTCAGGAGACCCGTTCCGGGTGTCGAGCCGCACACGAAACGGACTTCCGCTCCCTTTTCGAGAGTTAGTCGCCCGTCGGCAATGGTTCCGATCCGGATTTTCGGGCCTTGGAGGTCCTGCAGGATTCCGATCGGCGATCCAAGTTCCTGTTCGATAGCCCGGATGCTTCGGAACACCTGCTCGTGGCTGCTTCGCTCGCCATGACTGAAGTTTAGCCTGAAGGTATCGACGCCCGCCATAAAAAGTGACTTGAGAATTTCGGGTGTATGCGAGGCGGGGCCGACCGTCGCGACGATCTTGGCCCTGCGGTTGTTGCGAATGAACATGATGGTTTAGCCAATCAGGATTGCACGGATGTCGTTGACGTTGGTGAGTGTCGGACCGGTGATGATGAGGTCGTCGACGGCTTTGAACGCCGTATAGCTGTCGTGGCGGGCCAGAGCGGTGCGTGGCGTGACGCCTGCATTGCGCATGCGCGAAAGGGTGTCGGGCGTTACGATTGCTCCGGCCGCATCCTCGATACCGTCGAGGCCGTCGGTGTCGCCTGCGATTGCCCAGACCCTGTCCAGGCCATTCAATCCGATCGCGAGACTGAGGAGAAATTCTGTGTTTCGACCGCCGCGCCCCGTCGCGTCCGATGAAAGCGAGACCGAGGTTTCGCCACCGGAGAGAATGACAGCAGGACCGGAAACCGGTTCTCCTTTCTGTTTCGCCGAGGTCGCAATTGCGGCGAGGACCGTACCGACGTCCTTGGCTTCACCCTGGAGCGCATCGCCAAGAATGAGAGGATTCAGTCCCTGGTCCCGCGCGACCTGCGCCGCAGCAGCCAGGGCTTTGCCCGGCGAGGCGATCATTCGAACCACGGTGTTCGGATTTGCAGGACCACTCGGTGCGCCGCCACTAGACAGAACTTCTTCTGCAGCCGCCGGCAGCGACAGGCGATACCGCGCGACGATCTCGCGCGCGTCGTCGATGCTGGTTGGGTTGGCGACGGTCGGGCCAGAGGCGATCTCCGAAGGGTCGTCGCCGGGTACGTCGGAAATCAGAAGGCTGACGACACGGGCGGGATAGGCGAGTTGCGCCAGACGACCGCCCTTAATGGTCGACAATTGCCGGCGCACGGTGTTCATCTCGGAGATTGTTGCACCGCTTTCCAGCAGGGCCTTGTTGACCGCCTTTTTGTCGTCGAGCGTCATGCGCCCGGCCGGAGAAACAAGCAGCGCGGACCCGCCACCCGAAATCAACGCAATCACCAGATCGTCAGGACCGAGATCGCGGATACAGGCGGTGATACGTCCCGCCGCTTCAAGGCTCATTGCGTCAGGTACAGGATGGGCCGCCTCGATGATGTCGATCCGTCCCGCCGGAACAGCGTGACCGTAACGGGTGACCACGACACCACTAAGGTCGACACCGGTCCATGCTGTATCGAGGGCAGCCGCCATGGCCGCCGATGCCTTGCCAGCACCGATGACCACGCACCGACCCTTCGGCGGTTCGGGAAGGTGATACGCGACCACCTTCGCCGGGTCGGCACTTGCTACGGCTGCATCGAACATTCGGCGCAGCGCGTTGCGAGCGGAAGTATCCGTCCAGATCATTCGGCAGCCACGAGGATGTTCGAGCCGGCGATCGCCTCGCAGACGGCATCCGTAACTTGCTGGGTCGTTGCCTTGCCGCCAACGTCGGGTGTCAGAATGCCCGCCTCGGTAACCCGCTCCACGGCTGCCATCAGCCGTGCAGCCGCATCGCGCTCGCCCAGATGTTCCAGCATCTGTGCCGCAGTCCAGAAAGTGGCGATCGGGTTTGCGATACCCTTGCCGGTGATATCGAACGCCGAACCGTGGATCGGTTCGAACATCGAAGGGAAGCGACGCTCGGGATCAATGTTGCCTGTGGGAGCGACGCCCAGAGACCCTGCCAATGCACCGGCGAGGTCAGACAGGATGTCGGCATGCAGGTTGGTGGCGACGATCGTGTCGAGGCTCTCGGGCTTGAGCGTCATGCGCACTGTCATGGCATCGACGAGCATCTTGTCCCAGGTGACGTCAGGAAACTCTTTCGAAACTTCGGCCGCGATCTCGTCCCACATGACCATGCCGTGGCGCTGGGCGTTGGACTTGGTCACGACCGTTAGCAGCTTGCGCGGGCGAGACTGCGCGAGCTTGAAGGCGTAGCGCATGATACGGGTGACACCGACACGGGTGAAGATCGCAACTTCCGTTCCGACTTCTTCCGGAAGTCCCTTGTGGGCGCGGCCGCCGTGGCCGGAATATTCACCTTCGGAGTTCTCACGAACGATGATCCAGTCGAGATCGCCCGGGCCGCAGTTGCGCAACGGCGGCGTGATGCCAGGCAGGATTTTCGTCGGACGGACGTTCGCGTACTGGTCGAAACCCTGGCAGATCGGAAGACGAAGACCCCAGAGTGTGATGTGATCCGGCACGTCCGGTGCGCCGACGGCACCGAAATAGATCGCGTCAAAGGGCTTCAGCGTTTCAAGTCCGTCGGATGGCATCATCACGCCATGCTTCTTGTAGTAATCAGAACCCCAGTCGAAGGTTTCGGTGTGAATTTTAAAGTCGCCGCTACGCTTCTCCAGAGCTTCCAGCACCTGCAGGCCGGCAGCGATGACTTCGGGTCCGATGCCATCGGCGGGGATGGCTGCAATCTTGTATTCACGCATGTCTTTCTCCAATTCCAAAAATCAGTGTTGTATGGACGGTTTGTGTTTCGGCGAGCCCGAGGAGGTCTTGGCGAGGATCAGGGTGACGATCGCGGATATGACCAGGAGGGCGGAGACGAAGTACAGGCCGCCTGCGAAGCTACCGGTCGTGTCCTTGATCCAGCCAATCATCGACGGACCGACGAAGCCGCCGAGATTGCCGATCGAATTGATCGTCGCGATGCCCGCGGCCGCGGCCGGGCCGGATAGGAAGAGCGTCGGCATGCTCCAAAGCGGCGGCTTTGAGGCGCTGATGCCGATATTGACCAGCGTCAGGGCAACGAGGACCGTAAAGACCGTCATCGCGCCCGTGGCGAAGGCAAGTCCTGCCGCAGCGAGCAGGCAAGCGCCGACAACATGCCAGGTGCGCTCACCTGTCTTGTCGGAATGGCGTGCCCACAGGATCATCCCGACAACGGCAAAAATTGCGGGAATGGCATTGATCAGGCCGACATGGAAGGAGGCCAGACCGAAGCCCTTGATAATCTGCGGTGCCCAGATGCCGAGTGTATAGAGGCCCGCAGAAGTACCAAAGTAAACCAGCGATAAGGCGAGCACTCGAACATCGGCGAGACCGGCCCAGATGCTGTGGCTTGCCTTTGGCTTTCCGGCCTGCTCCTGCTCCATCGTCTTGACGAGCCAGTTACGCTCTTCGTCGGTCAGCCAGTTTGCCTTTTCCGGGCGGTCCGTCAGATAGAACAGGACGACGACGCCGAGGATAACTGCAGGAATGGCTTCGATAATGAACATCCACTGCCATCCGGCCAGGCCCCAGAGGCCGTGCATCTCGAGGAGCGCGCCGGAAATCGGCGATCCGATAGCTGTCGCGAGAGGCGCGGCAGCCATGAACATGGCGGTAACGGCGGCGCGACGCCGCGCCGGGAACCAGTAGCTCAGATAGAGGATGATGCCGGGAAAGAAGCCAGCTTCGGCGACACCCAGCAGGAAGCGTAGAATGTAGAAGCTCGTCGATCCCTGAACCAGCGCCATACAGCCTGATACGATGCCCCAGGTGATCATTACCCGAGCGATCCAGATACGCGCACCGACTTTGTTCAGAATGAGATTGGACGGCACTTCAAACAGGAAGTAACCGAGAAAAAAGATGCCAGCGCCGAAACCGAAGACCGTGGACGAGAACCCAAGGTCTTGGTTCATCGTCAGCGACGCGAAACCGATGTTCACGCGATCGATGAATGCAATGAGATACAGGACCATGATGAATGGCACAATGCGCCACGTGATTTTGCGCAATACGCGCGTCTCCAATTCGCCAGTCATAGCGAGCTCCTCCCAGATGTAAGTCTTCCGCCCTCCAGCGGCATCGGGCGACCCTATTATCCCCTTTCCTCAGAGCCAACACTCATATAATTGTATAATTAAATGAAATAATGGACTGTTTCGATGGAGCTTGAGCAGCTAAGGTGTTTCGTTGTTGTTGCCGACGAATTGCACTTCGGGAGAGCGGCCCAAAAAGCCGGGATTTTACCTGCGTCTCTCGGTCGTCATGTCCGTCTCCTTGAAGAGTCGCTCGGGACGCAGCTGTTCGTGCGGACGACGCGCAGCGTTAATCTCACGCAGGATGGTGTTTTGCTCCTTGAGGAGGTCAAGCCAATCCTGGACCGTCTTGAGAAGCTCGCGGATCGGTTTCGCGGCGCAAGTCATGAGCATTCCCAGTTCCTTCGCATTGGAACGATAGACAGCGCGGCGGCAGGCCTGGTCCCGCAGCTTCTACAGGATTTTCGAGAAGTCTCTCCGGGCACGATCGTCCAGATCGTCGAAGATAAGACCATTAGGCTGGTGCCTAAGCTTCTGGCCGGACGGCTTGACGTCATTCTGATCCGGCCTACGCATGGGTTGAGCCGCGCCATCTCGGTGAAGCCTTTGTTTTTCGAAACAGCGGTCGTCGCCGTTTCATCTACCAATCCGCTTGCTGCGGCTGGCGAGGTAACGGTGGACGCCTTGGTAGACGAACCGCTCATCGTCCCGGATCGCCGGTCTCGTCCCCACAGTCACGATCTTACGATGAACATATTCGCAAAGGCTGGGCTCCGCCCGCGTATCGCGCAGGTCGCGGACGAGAAGCAGACGATCATCAATCTCGTCGCAGCGGGCATCGGATCCGCGATCGTACCGCGTTGGACGGCGAAGCTGACCGTCAAAGGCCTGAAGTTCCTGTCGATCCGCACGTCGGACGACAGCCGGCTGGAAACGCTTCCGCTCGCGGCAGCCTGGATGAAGGGTGTTAGAGACGCAGGCCGGGATCAGCTCATCAAGCTTATGGGCGACAACGCTGATCGTTATTTCGAACACGCATAGACGGCACTGTGGTTGCCGCACCTAAAGATAATGGCTGCTATATCAAGCTATTACAAGCTACGTCCGAGAAATACTCTTCAAGCCGCCAATCTCGGCGCTGCTCCGCCCTCGGTTGCCAAATTACACCGTTCAAGATTTTGGCTGTATCGTCGCTGCTGTAGGCCAGATATTGGGACCCTAGCCTAGCAGGGAATTTTGTTTGAGCAAACTACCTGACGCCCTACTCGTCAGATCTCGATGCGAATTGTTTGACATTCTAATATTCAGGATAATATTCCCAGGATTTGAGGCGAGCGATTCTGATTCGGTGATTCACCTCTGGTGACTTTGGCAGCCGTAAAAGAATCCGACATATCGCGCGTTAGATAGGCCTCGATTGTTTCAGACTCATCACACTTGGCAATCACCTGGCACCGTAGCCAGTTATACGCCCCTTTTTCGTGAATAGCGCCCGCACGCAATCAAGGATATCCTCGATGCCCAATTCTGCGTTTACTTCATAGGCGTCCGGTTCTCCTGCAGGCGTCTCAAGCGTCGCGAATTGACTGCGAAGCAGTGACGGTGGCATGAAATGGTTCGTCCGGCCGCCAAGTCGGATACTAAGTGCCTCATACGAAGCGTTGAGAAATACGAAATTCAGCCTTCGGCCTAAACGGTCGCGTAGCCGTTCCCGATAAATAAATTTAAGCGCTGAGCAAGAGGCGACAATGCCTTCCCCCTTGTCCGATGCCGACAAAAGTTCGTCGGCAATCCTCTCCAGCCACGGAAGACGATCGTCATCGGATAATGGAATGCCTCGACGCATTTTCAAAATATTGGCTTCAGGATGAAGCGTATCACCTTCCAAAAAACGCCATCCAACTTCTTCCGCTAGTCGCTTCGCGACGGTGGATTTGCCGCAACCTGAGACACCTATCACAACGGTTACGCTGCCAAATGATATGCTTGGCGAGGGTTCAAAAGCAGTCACGTCAAGGCTCTCACTGGGATTGCTGGCAATTTGTCAAACGGCCGGAAGGAGGAGCGAGGCATTGGCCATGATTTCCAGCCAAGCCTATGCAAAAAGCTAGAGCGATACGGTAATCCCGCCATCGACATAAAGTGTATGCCCATTGATGAATGACGATGCATCACTCGCAAGGAACACTGCAGCGCCGATAAGTTCTGACACGTTGCCCCAGCGGCCTGCCGGTGTGCGTGTCTCAAGCCACGCGGAAAACGCCGTGTCATCGACAAGAGCCTGATTGAGTGGAGTTTTAAAATAGCCGGGTGCGATGGCGTTGATCTGTAACCCATGACGGGCCCAGTCAGTGCACATGCCGCGTGTCAGGTTTTTAACTGCGCCCTTGGTTGCCGTATATGGCGCGATGCCGGGGCGTGCGAGTTCGCTTTGCACCGAGGCAATGTTGATGATCTTGCCGCCGCCCCGTTCGATCATTTGCTGCGCGACGGGCTGCGAAACGTAGAAGACGCTCGAGACATTTGTCCTCAGCAGCGCGTCCCACTTGTCGTGCGGAAACTTATCAAGTGGCGAGCGAAACTGCATGCCGGCATTGTTGACAAGGATGTCGACTGGTCCGAAACGTTCCTCAATAAGGCGGACGCCATTCGTCGCTGCCTTTGCGTCCGTGACATCGAACGCAGCGGCGTTGACCTCGGCTCCTGCTTTTTTGAGCGTGTTCCGGGCCGCCTCAAGCTTGGCGGGATCGCGGCCGTTCAGGGTTACGCTTGCGCCATAGCTCGCAAGGCCTTCGGCAATCGCCAGGCCGATGCCCTGGCTTGATCCGGTGACGAGCGCATGCTTGCCGTCCAGATTGAAGAGTGTTCTTTCCAGCATTCTCAAGCCCTTTCCGAGATGGTGGAATGGCCGGATTCCAGTTCGGTGATGCGATGTGTCAACTGGGTCGCCGAGGCATGTTCGTCGATGGCCGCATTGCCCATGATGCGGCCATGCGATACAACGACCACCTCGTCGCCAACCTCATACATTTCCGGGACTTCTGTGCAGAAAAGAACAACAGCGTTACCTTTCGCAGCATAGTCACGAAGGATCGCATAGATGTCCCGTTTACTGCTAAAGTCCACCCCGCGGGTCGGCTCCTCGATGACCAGAAGTTCCGCACCATATTCAACTGCCGCACTGACGACCACCTTCTGCTGGTTTCCACCACTGAGCGAGGTGATCGGATGGTCGATGCTCGCGGTCTTTACAAAGTATTTCTTGACCGCAGCGTCAGCCCGGGCAGCA
Above is a window of Allorhizobium ampelinum S4 DNA encoding:
- a CDS encoding glycerate kinase type-2 family protein gives rise to the protein MIWTDTSARNALRRMFDAAVASADPAKVVAYHLPEPPKGRCVVIGAGKASAAMAAALDTAWTGVDLSGVVVTRYGHAVPAGRIDIIEAAHPVPDAMSLEAAGRITACIRDLGPDDLVIALISGGGSALLVSPAGRMTLDDKKAVNKALLESGATISEMNTVRRQLSTIKGGRLAQLAYPARVVSLLISDVPGDDPSEIASGPTVANPTSIDDAREIVARYRLSLPAAAEEVLSSGGAPSGPANPNTVVRMIASPGKALAAAAQVARDQGLNPLILGDALQGEAKDVGTVLAAIATSAKQKGEPVSGPAVILSGGETSVSLSSDATGRGGRNTEFLLSLAIGLNGLDRVWAIAGDTDGLDGIEDAAGAIVTPDTLSRMRNAGVTPRTALARHDSYTAFKAVDDLIITGPTLTNVNDIRAILIG
- a CDS encoding gluconokinase, producing the protein MTAFEPSPSISFGSVTVVIGVSGCGKSTVAKRLAEEVGWRFLEGDTLHPEANILKMRRGIPLSDDDRLPWLERIADELLSASDKGEGIVASCSALKFIYRERLRDRLGRRLNFVFLNASYEALSIRLGGRTNHFMPPSLLRSQFATLETPAGEPDAYEVNAELGIEDILDCVRALFTKKGRITGYGAR
- a CDS encoding SDR family oxidoreductase; this translates as MLERTLFNLDGKHALVTGSSQGIGLAIAEGLASYGASVTLNGRDPAKLEAARNTLKKAGAEVNAAAFDVTDAKAATNGVRLIEERFGPVDILVNNAGMQFRSPLDKFPHDKWDALLRTNVSSVFYVSQPVAQQMIERGGGKIINIASVQSELARPGIAPYTATKGAVKNLTRGMCTDWARHGLQINAIAPGYFKTPLNQALVDDTAFSAWLETRTPAGRWGNVSELIGAAVFLASDASSFINGHTLYVDGGITVSL
- the pyk gene encoding pyruvate kinase, with protein sequence MFIRNNRRAKIVATVGPASHTPEILKSLFMAGVDTFRLNFSHGERSSHEQVFRSIRAIEQELGSPIGILQDLQGPKIRIGTIADGRLTLEKGAEVRFVCGSTPGTGLLNIPLPHREIFKAVVPGDDLLIDDGRVRVRVNRVDDNHIEAEVITAGLISNRKGVNIPGAVLDISPLTAKDREDLEFGLNLGVDWIALSFVQKARDMIEARSLVGDRAGLVAKIEKPSALDEIEDIVRLSDAIMVARGDLGVEIPPEDVPGRQKEIIRACRMAAKPVIVATQMLDSMVSSPTPTRAEASDVAGAIYDGADAVMLSAESATGAYPVEAVAMMDRIIEKTERHKLYRPILEATDPEIEKTPSHAVAYAAASVGTALNAPLILAFTVSGTTASRISRARPSMPILGVTQAADVARRMGLMWGVTSTRLDGVFDYERSVDFAERTAIAANMARPSDNIVIVAGFPFATSGGTNNLRVKEIKPRC
- a CDS encoding LysR family transcriptional regulator; this translates as MELEQLRCFVVVADELHFGRAAQKAGILPASLGRHVRLLEESLGTQLFVRTTRSVNLTQDGVLLLEEVKPILDRLEKLADRFRGASHEHSQFLRIGTIDSAAAGLVPQLLQDFREVSPGTIVQIVEDKTIRLVPKLLAGRLDVILIRPTHGLSRAISVKPLFFETAVVAVSSTNPLAAAGEVTVDALVDEPLIVPDRRSRPHSHDLTMNIFAKAGLRPRIAQVADEKQTIINLVAAGIGSAIVPRWTAKLTVKGLKFLSIRTSDDSRLETLPLAAAWMKGVRDAGRDQLIKLMGDNADRYFEHA
- a CDS encoding tartrate dehydrogenase: MREYKIAAIPADGIGPEVIAAGLQVLEALEKRSGDFKIHTETFDWGSDYYKKHGVMMPSDGLETLKPFDAIYFGAVGAPDVPDHITLWGLRLPICQGFDQYANVRPTKILPGITPPLRNCGPGDLDWIIVRENSEGEYSGHGGRAHKGLPEEVGTEVAIFTRVGVTRIMRYAFKLAQSRPRKLLTVVTKSNAQRHGMVMWDEIAAEVSKEFPDVTWDKMLVDAMTVRMTLKPESLDTIVATNLHADILSDLAGALAGSLGVAPTGNIDPERRFPSMFEPIHGSAFDITGKGIANPIATFWTAAQMLEHLGERDAAARLMAAVERVTEAGILTPDVGGKATTQQVTDAVCEAIAGSNILVAAE
- a CDS encoding MFS transporter, with amino-acid sequence MTGELETRVLRKITWRIVPFIMVLYLIAFIDRVNIGFASLTMNQDLGFSSTVFGFGAGIFFLGYFLFEVPSNLILNKVGARIWIARVMITWGIVSGCMALVQGSTSFYILRFLLGVAEAGFFPGIILYLSYWFPARRRAAVTAMFMAAAPLATAIGSPISGALLEMHGLWGLAGWQWMFIIEAIPAVILGVVVLFYLTDRPEKANWLTDEERNWLVKTMEQEQAGKPKASHSIWAGLADVRVLALSLVYFGTSAGLYTLGIWAPQIIKGFGLASFHVGLINAIPAIFAVVGMILWARHSDKTGERTWHVVGACLLAAAGLAFATGAMTVFTVLVALTLVNIGISASKPPLWSMPTLFLSGPAAAAGIATINSIGNLGGFVGPSMIGWIKDTTGSFAGGLYFVSALLVISAIVTLILAKTSSGSPKHKPSIQH